GAGGACCGGGATCGTGCGGATGCCCTCGGTCCGCTTGGCGTAGTCGGCGAAGCCCGGGAATCGCCGTGCCTGTTCTGCGTACACGCGGTCGCGCTCGTCGCCGGACAGGTCGCGGACCTTCACCCGATAGGCGTCCGTCCCCCGCTCCACGGAGCCCTCACCGGCGGCGACGAGGTTGAGGTACCAGTCGGGGTTCGTCGGGGCGCCGGCCTTGGAGGCGAAGACGTAGATCACGTCATCGGTCTCCCCGGGGAGGTACACCATCGGGGTGACGTACTCCCGCCCGCTCTTTCGGCCGGTGGCGTGGACGAGAACCATCGGCGAGCCCTCGAAGCCCCCGCCGACGCGGCCCTCGTTGGCGCGGAACTCCTCGATGATCGCCGCGTTCCAGTCGTTCTGAGCCATCTGCTCCCCAGGAAGCTCGGGTCGGTCCACGGCCACGTGCCGTGATCTCCTCAGTGCCAAACCGCACGGCTGGGTCTCACATTCCTCGCCTCACATCCCTCGACTCACATCCCTCGCGTCACATCCCACCCGCGCGACCGCCGATCCCGGCTTCCGAACCCGCCGACGCAACCTGGGACCGCCGGTGCGCGTCTGTCAGACGGACGGTCCGGACGACGGACCGCTGACGGGTACGAGATGGGTGGCTGACCACGCACGTGATGACCAATCTGCTCCGAGCCAGGCACCGGGTCGGCTCGCGACGGCGCGCTTCCCTCGTCGTCGGCGCCCTCGTGACCGTGTTCGGCGCCCTGGTGGTCCTTCCCGCGCACGCGGCCGGCCCATCGACCCTGCCAGGTACGTCGGCCCGGTCACCGGCGCGCGTCGAATCGACCGTGAGCGGACCCAAGGTGCTCGCGGACTGTGTCCACGAGGTGCGGCGGCCGACCGGGATCATCCTCGCCTGTGCCGACGCCAATGCCTATCTCAAGGGGCTCTCCTGGCGGACGTGGGGCGGGGCCGTAGCGCGTGGCCGCGGGGTCTACTGGGCGAACGACTGCGTCCCCGACTGCGCCGCCGGGCACTTCCACCGGCACCTCGCCTACGTCCACCTGAGCCGGGTCCGGCTCGGGCTGTACAGCCGCGCCACCTTGTTCCTCTCCCTCAGGGGCCACCCGCACCACATCGAGGTCTTCGACCTCGCGACCCGACCGGTCGGCTGACGCCCGGATCATGGCGTTCGGCTCTGGGTGAACGCGGGACGCTGGAAGGCCCGCGCGCGGTTGGTGCGCTCGTGGAGGACGAGGAAGTGCTCGACACCTACTCGCGGGCCGTCGTCGGCGTCGCGTCGTCGGTGCTGCCGTCCGTGGCCAGCCTTCGGGTGCAGGTCGAGGGCCGTACCGGTGCCGGGAGCGCGAGCGTGCTCACCGCGGACGGGTTCCTGCTCACCAGCGCGCACGTCGTCGAGGGCGCAGAGCGCGCTGAGGCGTCCTTCGCGGACGGAACCGAGGTGGTCGTCGACGTGATCGGCCGGGACCCGCTGTCGGACCTGGCGGTCCTTCGCGCCCGTGCCGGCGTACCCCCGCCGGTCCAGCTCGGCGACGCCTCGCAGCTGCAGGTCGGCCAGCTCGTCGTGGCGGTGGGCAACCCGCTGGGCCTGGCGGGCAGCGTCACGGCCGGCATCGTGTCCGCGCTCGGCCGGTCGCTGCCGACTCGCAACGGTCGGGTCGTCGACGAGGTCATCCAGACCGATGCGGCGCTGAACCCGGGCAACAGCGGGGGCGCCCTCGCGGACAGCCGGGGCCGTGTGGTGGGAGTGAACACGGCAGTGGCCGGGATCGGCGTCGGCCTCGCCGTGCCGATCAACGACACCACCCGAGAGATCGTGACCTTGCTGATGACCCAGGGCCGGGTCCGCCGGGCGTGGCTCGGGATCGCCGGGGCGCAGACACCGCTCCCGCAACCGCTCGCGGCCAAGCTGGGCAGGAACGAAGGCGTGCGGGTGTCCCAGGTCCTGGCGGCCAGCCCGGCCGCCGAGGCGGGCCTGCACCGGGGCGACATCCTGCTCGCCGTCGAC
This DNA window, taken from Actinomycetes bacterium, encodes the following:
- a CDS encoding nitroreductase/quinone reductase family protein; this translates as MAQNDWNAAIIEEFRANEGRVGGGFEGSPMVLVHATGRKSGREYVTPMVYLPGETDDVIYVFASKAGAPTNPDWYLNLVAAGEGSVERGTDAYRVKVRDLSGDERDRVYAEQARRFPGFADYAKRTEGIRTIPVL
- a CDS encoding trypsin-like peptidase domain-containing protein produces the protein MEDEEVLDTYSRAVVGVASSVLPSVASLRVQVEGRTGAGSASVLTADGFLLTSAHVVEGAERAEASFADGTEVVVDVIGRDPLSDLAVLRARAGVPPPVQLGDASQLQVGQLVVAVGNPLGLAGSVTAGIVSALGRSLPTRNGRVVDEVIQTDAALNPGNSGGALADSRGRVVGVNTAVAGIGVGLAVPINDTTREIVTLLMTQGRVRRAWLGIAGAQTPLPQPLAAKLGRNEGVRVSQVLAASPAAEAGLHRGDILLAVDGEPVLTSTSIQRLMVEAAIGRRVEITVWRNGAMVDVVAWPRELAD